AGATACTGGGGGCTGGCAGtcaaaagaaaagaagaaggcaggTGAGCAATGCGATCGATGCTCTCCTGGGGTGGTCGGACGTATCATGATATAGGGGGCATCGGGGGCAGGATACACACATCAGCAAGACGATATACGCCCCGGATTCGTTCATTCAGGCCGCAAAACTGGGGATTGGATGCCCCGGATCAGACAATGGGGGTGGGAGAAGTGGAGTCACTTGGGGTCGACAAGGGGATGCTCGCGTCGGGTGATGCTCGCCTCGGGGGCATGGGGTGTGAATGGAAGCCTGGTCGCATCCGCCCATTGCTGCACCGCTATTGGGCCGTCCATCGGATGGCTTTCTggggatgcggaggatgcCAGACGGTGAGCTCCAGCCGACGCGAGCATCCCCTTGTCGACCCCAAGTGACGTGTAAACTTGAGGGAGACTGATATTATCGCAGCGGCAATCCGACATTATGCGCACGGCATACCGAACATTTCTGCGCCGAACCTGAGCTGTTCCATACAATACAATATTCAATTAGGAACCTGAGATAAGGTTTGAGGTACACCGGTGAAACTTATAAGTATATCGAGCAGGAACACCAGGGAGACTGTGCAAGGTGGGAACTCAGCCGGTCTTTGAGGTGCAGTTAGAATCAATAATATCTACTTGCCTCGCACCCATACTTCCACGTGTGTATACTCGCCCGGGGGTTGATGGTATCCTTCGGGTTCAGAGCACTGGAGAGGCAGCAGTGGTCGTACACCCTCGAGACGAGGCGCATCCAGACGGAGTTTATGCAGAGACGGTGATCACAGACCTGCACATATCAGGATATGGTATAAGCCTTTATTGAAGATCCATGCTGAGTTTATGGacgacgagaacgagaatAATCGAGAAAGCAATTGGAATATAAATACATCCAACTGTACTTCTAGATTTCCAACGTACTAACTGTGAAATCCTTTGGCACCTTCCTTTCAAGATGGTCCTCTCTAAGCCCAATGATGCCCCCGTGCAAACGCTCTTCGATCTGACCGGCAAGGTCGTCGCCATCACTGGTATGTTGGATCCTTTCGTTCGAGTAGGGGTCCTTTAGCTGACACAGCTTAGGCGGCGGGCGAGGAATTGGTTTAGCTGTGGCTACTGCATACGCTGAGGCCGGGGCCAAGGTATGCTAAGAACTCGCACCTCCTATCAGTAATTGACAACCCTATCAAGATTGCCCTTCTCTACCGCACAACGACAACCACCGTCAAGACAGCAGAAAATATCGCTTCGGAATACCAGACCAAAGCTTGCGCCTATCAGGCCGATGTCACAGTGCCGAAGGAAATCTCCGCAGCAATTGACCAGATCGTCCAGGACTTTGGCAAGCTGGACGTGATTGTAGCCAACGCAGGCATCTGCTCCGAGCACGCGGCTGAGGAGTACACCCCCGAGGAGTTCCAGGATATCATGAACGTCAATGTCAATGGTGCATTCTACACTGCGCAGGCTGCCGCAAGAGTCTTCAAGAAACAAGGTTTCGGAAATGTGGTCATCACAGCCTCAGTCAGCGCGACACTTGTGAACACCCCCCAACGACAGGCTTCTGTACGTATCGCTTCTTCGTTTTTTCCCCTTTCTCTTTTTATGGCTGCATAAATCGTCAACACGGTGTTTGGGGGATAGTTCTAGACTAATCTCAGCCGATACTCTGCCGCAGTACAATGCATCAAAAGCCGGAGTGCTGCAGCTGGCCAAGTCACTCGCCGTGGAGTGGGTGGACTTTTGCCGTGTCAACTGCGTCTCGCCGGGCTACACACAGACTCAGATGATGGAGTATGCGTCCAAGGAGATGCTCGACAAGTGGTTGGCTCAGATTCCGGCCCGTCGGTTTGCGTCGCCGTATGAACTCAAGGGAGTGAGTAACGACGAAAGTCTTTTCTAGATTGAGTTTGGATTAACATGTGTTCTAGGTTTACCTGTTCTGCGCGTCGGATGCGTCGAGCTATATGACAGGTTCGAATATAGTCGTGGATGGTGGATTTACTTTGCCTTGAGTTGAAAatgatatataattatatactcGTCACGTACCCCACTAGTGGTTATTTAGCCATCTTTCTATacattatatgccaacatgTATCACAGCACGGATATGATAACGCAGTCTTCCTTTATTTGAGCAAGCTTGGCCCGATATTGCGAGTAAGAGATGCCTACTTTTCGCCCTCCGAGCATTTAAGAATGGGAAGACCAATCCCAGGTGCAACGGGTTCCTcctttaataataataataggatTCCTTAATAGTA
This sequence is a window from Aspergillus puulaauensis MK2 DNA, chromosome 6, nearly complete sequence. Protein-coding genes within it:
- a CDS encoding uncharacterized protein (COG:Q;~EggNog:ENOG410PKZK;~InterPro:IPR002347,IPR036291,IPR020904;~PFAM:PF00106,PF13561,PF08659;~go_function: GO:0016491 - oxidoreductase activity [Evidence IEA];~go_process: GO:0055114 - oxidation-reduction process [Evidence IEA]), translated to MVLSKPNDAPVQTLFDLTGKVVAITGGGRGIGLAVATAYAEAGAKIALLYRTTTTTVKTAENIASEYQTKACAYQADVTVPKEISAAIDQIVQDFGKLDVIVANAGICSEHAAEEYTPEEFQDIMNVNVNGAFYTAQAAARVFKKQGFGNVVITASVSATLVNTPQRQASYNASKAGVLQLAKSLAVEWVDFCRVNCVSPGYTQTQMMEYASKEMLDKWLAQIPARRFASPYELKGVYLFCASDASSYMTGSNIVVDGGFTLP